The sequence CGAGGGTCGACGGCGAGAGCGCGACGAAATACCAATTCCACCTCGTCGCTCACCTCGAGCCCCTCGTTCCGAGGTGTCGGGCGGCGATTTGCGTCGAGGGCCGTGCCCATCATGGCGGCGTGGTCTCCATCGATCACGGTGCGACCCACGGAAAGCTCCACCATCGTCAGTGCCAAACCCCAGACGTCCGTCCACGGCCCTGTCTGACCGTAGCGCTTGGGCACCCACTGTTCCGGCGCGCCGTAGGCCGGCGTGAACGACGAGAGCGCGCTTTGCGTCTGGCTCTCGCGCCCGACGACTTGACTGGCCACGCTCTTGGCCTTGCCGATGCCGAAGTCGAGGATCTTCACGACTTCCTCGCCGGCAACCCGCGCCACGAAGATGTTCTCCGGCTTCAGGTCGCGGTGCACGACGGAGATCGGACCATCGGGCCCCATGAAGTTGTGCGCACGCTCCAACGCCCGGGCAACGGGCGTCAGCATGCGAATCAGCTTGCGCAGGCTAACGGGCGGCAGACCGTTGTCGCGCCGGTGCTCCATAATCGCTTCCAGCGTCTCACCCTCCAGCCATTCCAACGCCATGAAGGGCACGAACAGGCCGCTGTCCAACGTGACGGCGTCGACGTGAAGAGGACGCACGACGGTTGGAATGCTGGCCGACAGTCGAAATAGCAGTTCGGCTTCCGCCCGGAACTGTTCCAGAAACTCCGCTTGGTGCGCCGCGCTCAGCTTGTGTGGCGTCTTCAAGCATTTGAGCGCCACGGGAGCGCGGAAGCCGCCGTGATACGCGCGATACACCACCCCAAAGCCGCCCTCCGCAACGACACACTCGACCTGGTAGGTCCCAGCGATGACCTTGCCGACGATGCCGAACACATCTTGCGCCGTCATCTCAGCCGCATCCCCAGGCTCGCCCCCTTCTCACCCTCACGCTCATGAATCCTTCGGAAGCAGATGGTAGACCAAGACGCCCAAGCCCGCCGCGAGCAACACGCCCGCCACCAGGGTCGCGCTCACCGGCCCCGCCGCTAGCGCGCTTCCCATGAAACCTTGGTACAGGCGTCCCGCCAAGCCGATCACGATGGCGGCCCCGACCAAGGACAATCCCACCTTCAGCAAGGACACCGGGGGCTTGGCATGGGCGCCTGCAGCTGCCATTCGGGCTTGAAAGGCGTGTCGCGTTTCCGCGCGTGTCGGTAGGCTCGGACCGCGTCGATCGAGATCGATGTCGGAGGCGCTGAGCGGCGGCGCGCCCAGCGGGATTTCATCATATGCGGGGCGGCGCATCCGCGGCGGCTCGAGGGAGGGGGGCGGTTCCACTGGTGGCTGAGGGGACACAGCTGGCGGTGCTGCGCGCGGCTTCGAGCTGGGTGCCGGAGGAGGCTCCAGCTCGAAATCGAAAGTGGGTGCCTCAGGCGGACGATCTCGAACCGGTGGAATGCTAGGGAGCTCGGCCTCGGAGCCGAAGCCCCCCGCGAATGCCTCCGGGGGTGCACTGGCGATGGGCGCATCGAACCCAGGTGGACCGCTTGGAAGCGGGGCCTCGAGGCCGGGCGGAATACTCGGGATCGCAGCTTCGAGCCCGGGCGGCGCCTCCACGAATACCGGGGCGCTCGCCGCAGGTGGCGCATCGGGCAGCGGAGCCTCGAGGCTGCGGCTCGGCCCCTCATCGAGTTGCCCGCCGAGATCGTCGTCGCCGAAGGGATCGTCGATTCCCAGGGTCGCTCGAGTCTGGCCACCTGGTCGTGGCGGGGCGGGTCGTGGCGGCGCAGGGCGTGGGACCACCCGCGCAGCGACCGGAATCGCTGCCTCGATCACCTCTTCGCGGGGAACGCTTCCCGCCTCGCGGCGCGCGTCGCGCGGCCGCGCGTCGCGCATCCCGAGAGCATCCGTCAGCTCGTCCCAAAACACGCCGACGTCGCGTTGGCGCTCGCGCGGGTCC is a genomic window of Polyangiaceae bacterium containing:
- a CDS encoding protein kinase yields the protein MVEDVFGIVGSIIAGAYRVEAVVAEGGFSVVYRAEHQGFKAPVALKCLKLPEKLSAERQTAFLAQFRAEGELLFELSASIPTVVRPLHVDALTVDDGTFVPYMVLEWLQGETLGELLKRRGSQGRASIPVRKLVRLLAPVAEALARAHNFSGRSGSVSVVHCDLKPENIFIAKVGGDEVVKILDFGVARAQSVANQVAGQAAGRPKGAWFTPAFAAPEQWKPEQYGSVGPWTDVWGFALTMTEALAGKPALDGDPAQMMKAALDPAVRPTPKQLGVLLDATVERVFQRALAVDPRERQRDVGVFWDELTDALGMRDARPRDARREAGSVPREEVIEAAIPVAARVVPRPAPPRPAPPRPGGQTRATLGIDDPFGDDDLGGQLDEGPSRSLEAPLPDAPPAASAPVFVEAPPGLEAAIPSIPPGLEAPLPSGPPGFDAPIASAPPEAFAGGFGSEAELPSIPPVRDRPPEAPTFDFELEPPPAPSSKPRAAPPAVSPQPPVEPPPSLEPPRMRRPAYDEIPLGAPPLSASDIDLDRRGPSLPTRAETRHAFQARMAAAGAHAKPPVSLLKVGLSLVGAAIVIGLAGRLYQGFMGSALAAGPVSATLVAGVLLAAGLGVLVYHLLPKDS